GGAGCTTTGCGCAAATCCGCGACAGGTATTCGTCGACAAGCCTCTATGTCGGACCCATGCCTTAGGGTTATGCCATGGCTAAAAAACCTCGCAGCATCCACACTTGTTCCGAGTGTGGTTACGCCTCCCCGAAATGGCTCGGGCGCTGCCCCGAATGCGGATCATGGGGCACCCTCCAAGAGTCGCTAAGCGCGCCTAGCGCAGTCACCAGCGGGCCGGTCAAGACGCAGGCGCTCACCCCGACGTCACCTGCGAAACCGATCACGCTTATCGACGCCACCTCGTCCACAACCATGCCCTCAGGCATCGGCGAACTCGATCGGGTATTAGGCAGCGGTGTCGTGCCCGGTTCTGTGGTGTTGATGGCAGGTGAACCCGGCGTAGGCAAGTCGACCTTGCTGCTTGAGGTGGCTAGTCGTTGGGCGGGACTCAACGACCGCAAGGCACTGTACGTCACCGCCGAGGAGTCTGCCGGCCAGGTCCGTGCTCGTGCTGAGCGTACCGGCGCTTTGAAGGACACCCTCTACCTCGCCGCCGAGTCGAACTTGGATGTGGTGTTCGGGCACGTCGATCAAATTAAACCGAGTTTGATCATCGTTGACTCTGTTCAAACGATGCACGCCGCGGGTGTCGAAGGTGTACCGGGAGGTGTGGCCCAGTCTCGCGCTGTCACCGCCGCGTTGACTAGCTTGGCTAAGACAACGAACATTCCGATCCTGCTGGTTGGCCACGTGACTAAGGACGGCAATGTCGCAGGTCCGCGCGTTTTAGAGCACCTTGTCGACGTTGTGCTTAATTTCGAAGGCGACCGGCAATCAAGCTTGCGTATGTTGCGCGGAATCAAGAATCGTTTTGGCGCGA
The Corynebacterium breve genome window above contains:
- the radA gene encoding DNA repair protein RadA, which codes for MAKKPRSIHTCSECGYASPKWLGRCPECGSWGTLQESLSAPSAVTSGPVKTQALTPTSPAKPITLIDATSSTTMPSGIGELDRVLGSGVVPGSVVLMAGEPGVGKSTLLLEVASRWAGLNDRKALYVTAEESAGQVRARAERTGALKDTLYLAAESNLDVVFGHVDQIKPSLIIVDSVQTMHAAGVEGVPGGVAQSRAVTAALTSLAKTTNIPILLVGHVTKDGNVAGPRVLEHLVDVVLNFEGDRQSSLRMLRGIKNRFGATDEVGCFEQTADGIREVPDPSGLFLSHRGNTPDGSAVTVAMDGVRPMLAEVQALTVDPVAKNPRRVVTGLDFNRVPMVLAVLQARCGQRTNDKDAYVATVGGVKITETGTDLAVALATWSSLHETPLPDKTVVIGEVGLAGELRRVPNVARRLQEAARLGYERAIVPAGDKLSIPGMKISQVGSLSEALDLVQKARK